The following coding sequences lie in one Epinephelus moara isolate mb chromosome 17, YSFRI_EMoa_1.0, whole genome shotgun sequence genomic window:
- the LOC126404465 gene encoding zona pellucida sperm-binding protein 3-like, whose protein sequence is MPATSLYFTLSLYFLSKLVSVFPYSYQTKPLFLSFSDLAALEANSLHQPNKPHFVADHRLKTFAVKCHEDSMEVVMKAYLFDPGWPVEPTHLRLGPVRAAGDHCMAKESGNGEFIIRAALTECGSRVMFTRSAVLYDNFLLYSPPPPSPGDVMQAVAAAVPVQCEYDRRYTVSSKALKPTWSPPISVQSAHLDLDFHLRLMTNDWSSKRRSSVYFLGDVMNIEASLDHPHRPLRLYADSCVATLTSDVTSYPRYAFIDHQGCFTDSQLDGSSSRFLPRVHDQLLHIQLQPFLFHQDHRHTMYITCYLEAEPVSNKEPVRRACSFIGGRWRSVDGDDRVCESCSSGAKSNHRRAIRSKTKPRHTELHGETTVGPVIFLPLQHTYLYESD, encoded by the exons ATGCCAGCTACGTCTTTGTACTTTACACTTTCTCTCTACTTCCTGTCTAAATTAGTGTCAGTTTTCCCCTACTCTTACCAGACCAaacctctctttctgtccttcTCTGACTTGGCCGCCCTCGAAGCAAACTCCCTGCATCAGCCCAACAAACCTCACTTTGTCGCAGATCACAGGCTCAAGACCTTTGCGGTGAAATGTCACGAGGACAGCATGGAGGTTGTGATGAAAGCTTATCTGTTTGACCCCGGCTGGCCTGTGGAGCCCACGCACTTGAGGCTTGGACCCGTCAGAGCTGCGGGAGATCACTGCATGGCCAAAGAGTCTGGAAACGGGGAGTTCATCATCAGAGCAGCTCTGACCGAGTGTGGGAGCAGAGTGATG TTCACCAGGAGCGCTGTGCTGTACGACAACTTCCTGCTgtactctcctcctcctccatcacctggaGACGTGATGCAAGCAGTGGCAGCCGCTGTTCCAGTCCAGTGTGAATATGACAG GAGGTACACAGTGAGCAGCAAGGCCCTGAAACCAACCTGGAGTCCCCCGATCTCCGTCCAGTCAGCACATCTGGACCTGGACTTCCACCTCAGACTCATGACAA ATGACTGGAGCAGCAAGAGAAGGTCAtctgtttacttcctgggtGACGTGATGAACATCGAGGCCTCTTTAGATCATCCTCACCGTCCTCTTCGTCTGTATGCAGACAGCTGTGTGGCCACTCTGACTTCTGATGTGACTTCTTACCCCAGATACGCCTTCATAGACCACCAGGG ATGTTTCACAGACTCACAGCTGGACGGCTCCAGCTCCCGTTTCCTGCCCAGAGTCCACGACCAACTCCTCCACATTCAGCTCCAACCTTTCCTCTTCCACCAGGACCACAGACACACC ATGTATATAACATGTTACCTGGAAGCAGAGCCTGTCTCAAACAAGGAGCCTGTGAGAAGGGCCTGTTCTTTCATTGGTGGGAG GTGGAGGTCAGTGGATGGTGATGACCGTGTCTGTGAGAGCTGCAGCAGTGGCGCCAAATCCAACCACAGGAGGGCGATACGGAGCAAAACAAAGCCCAGACACACTG AGCTGCATGGAGAAACCACCGTGGGTCCAGTGATATTTCTCCCTTTACAACACACATATCTGTATGAAAGTGACTGA
- the cnpy4 gene encoding protein canopy 4, with protein sequence MKLFIVVLFCVCCFVTAEEDERLPNKCEVCKFLTVELQEALEKTGRSKEVLEVGEVLDTGKRRRKIIYNTSETRLTEAVDNICERILQYNVHAERPGSLRYAKGASQTMTTLKNLVHKGVKVDLGLPYELWDEPSVEVSDMKKQCETMLEQYEEVVEDWYFHHQDQRLENFLCQKHVLKPSEQECMTEMLKGDTGTKGGAKEADSDGTEEEGKTHDAAEL encoded by the exons ATGAAACTTTTTATagtggttttattttgtgtctgctgctttgtcacaGCAGAAGAAGACGAGAGGCTGCCGAATAAATGCGAAG TGTGTAAGTTTCTGACAGTGGAGCTGCAGGAGGCTCTGGAGAAAACGGGTCGCTCCAAAGAGGTGCTGGAGGTGGGAGAGGTGCTGGAtacagggaagaggaggaggaagatcaTATACAACACCTC TGAAACTCGGCTGACTGAGGCTGTGGACAACATATGTGAGCGCATCCTGCAGTATAATGTTCATGCAGAGAGGCCTGGCAGCCTCCGATACGCCAAG GGCGCCAGTCAGACCATGACGACTCTGAAGAACCTGGTCCACAAAGGAGTTAAAGTGGATTTGGGTCTGCCGTACGAGCTGTGGGATGAACCCTCCGTGGAGGTGTCAGACATGAAGAAACAG TGTGAGACGATGCTGGAGCAGTACGAGGAGGTTGTGGAGGACTGGTACTTCCATCACCAGGACCAGAGGCTGGAGAACTTCCTCTGCCAGAAACACGTCCTCAAGCCGTCAGAGCAAG AATGTATGACGGAGATGTTGAAGGGAGACACGGGGACTAAAGGAGGAGCCAAGGAGGCGGACAGTGACGGcacagaagaggaaggaaaaacaCACGACGCTGCGGAGCTATGA